The sequence below is a genomic window from candidate division Zixibacteria bacterium HGW-Zixibacteria-1.
TTACATCTTCGCCTTTTAAAGATTTATCATTTGCGGAATCAACAAAATATGATCTCCTGACTGACGCCGTTTTTGATGCAGCCGCGAATTCCTGGTTTGATCTTGCCCAAGTGGTCTCGACCGGGCCGTTTAACCTGGCTCCCGGCGAGATAGATACCGCCGTTTTTGCCATCGTGGCGGCTGACAGCACGCTCGGTAATCTAACGGCAACGTCAGCGGCGGCGCGGGCAATGTATGATATCGTGACCGATGTCAGACTGGTCGATAATGATATTCTCCCAAACAAGTTTACACTGGGCCAGAATTATCCCAACCCGTTTAACCCCGCAACCCGGATTGCTTTCGATCTGAAGAGCCGTTCGCGGGTGAATCTGTCCGTCTACAATCTGCTGGGCCGCCGGGTGGCGGAGTTGATCGACACCGAGTTGCCGGCCGGGAGCTATGAAAGTTCGTGGGATGGGCGCGATCGGTCCGGTCATGAAGCCGCGGCGGGGGTTTATTTTTACCGGCTGGAAGCGGGTAAAACGAGCCTGACGCGGAAAATGGTCCTTCTGAAATAGAGGCGGCGAAGCCGTGCGGGGGGCTGTTTTTGCGATATTTTGTTGACGGCCAAATGTTTTCGGCGACCCGGCCGGTCCTATTTTTGGGAACAATTAGCTATAATTTGTGTTGACAGAAGCGAAAAATTTTATATACTAGGTCACGAGTTTGCGTCCCCATCGTCTAGACGGCCTAGGACACTGCCCTTTCACGGCGGCAACAGGGGTTCGAATCCCCTTGGGGACGCCATAATTGATGATTCGGCGATTCCAGACCAGATTGCCGAATTTTTTTATGTTCTTTTTCTTTGAAAGCTGCAAGCATGTCAAAGGGTTGGCGATATTCAATATTGAATTCACCATCCTTTATGACACAGTTCGAAGATATATAATCAAGTATTCTTCTCTTTTCATGGGAATCGCTTCTAAGATAAACATTCATAGCGTCTTGCGCGAGTTCTAAGATTTTTACGCCTTTTTCATAATAATCGATGTTTGCACTTGCATGTAACCCGATTTTGTTTCTTATCTGTTCGATTTTGCCAAAATATTTATCATGAAATGACTTCCATTGATCTTCTGTTAATATTCCGTCCAGCTTATCCTCGTATATTTTTGCTACCCGATTTTCCAATTTTGAAAGCTCTGTCTGTAGGATGACAACGGAACTATTATGATAATTCTGTTCATCTTGATGGCTCTCTTTAAGGGCACTTTTCAGCCATTCAACCAATACGGGATTTAGGGATATAGCATCAACAATCTTGAATAACTGATCTTCAATTACTTCTTCTCTAAAATAACCCTGCTGGCATTTACCTTTTGATTGTGAACATTTGTAGTAAACATATCTTTTCTTTTGTAATTCTGCGGTCATTTTACATCCGCAATAACCACAGGTGAGCAGACCCCTATAGGCAAAATCATGTTTATTCTGTCTTGGCTTATCGAATCTCTTTAGCTGATATTGAACCTTGTCGAAAAGCTCCATTGAAATAATCGGCGTATGATTGCCTTTATATATTTTTTTGTCCCACCGAAAATAGCCATAATAAATATGATTCTTGAGAATCTTCTCCATAGTCCCCGGGCTAAAACGAGCCCCGGATTTTATATAGCCCAATCCTTCTTTATAGACCTTATCGGACAGTGATTTCAATGAGTAATTTCCAGTCGCATACCATTCAAATAGTCTTTTTACCAGATCGGCTTTATCATGATCAATTTCAATTCGACGAGTAATTTTGTTATTTGTATATCCCAATGGAGCCCTGCTTGGATAATCCCCCTGTTCCGCCTTTTCAAGCATTCCTTTTCGTGATTCTTCAGATAGATTATCAATATAGTTTTTGGCCATTAGCAATTTGATGCCATGAATAAATTTGGCGTGCGAACGGCTATCCTTGCCTATGATTTCATTTTCTTTGACAAGGTGAATTTCTACTTCAAGCTCCTCAAGTAAGACATAATCCTTGAAGTTTCTGTAAAGCCTGTCTGTCTTCTCAACAAGAATTATATTAGTATTTGAATTGGTTCTTAGAAAATTCACCATTTCCCCAAAACTGACTCTTCCCGATTTTTTGGCCGTTTCTACATCGACAAATTCTTTAGCTATCCGGATGTCATTCTTTTTGGCATATTCCTTTAGTAGCTTTATCTGAGCTGGAATGGAGAACCCCTCTTTTTCCTGCTCCTTCGAGGATACTCTGGCATATAAGACGGCCTTAATCATTTCTTGCCCTTTAATAGTTTCTCTATATGATATTTCTGAATCTTATTCGGTTCTGTATGACCATTGAGCCAGCGGTTAACAGTCGAAAATGCCACTCCAAGCATTTCAGCTAATTTCTCCTGAGAGATTTTATTTTCTAAGCGATAGATTTCAAGCCTTTTGATTAGATCCATAATATTTCCCTGTTATAGCACAATATAGCATATTATTTTATTTAGTCAAGCAAAATCTTCCTTATTTTCTCTATTTTATCATTCTCAATGGTTGCCTGCTTTTTTGAAAAGTCTATACTCTTTAAGATCTCCGTCAGCCTGGCATTGCCATAGTTTGCATACGAGGATAGGGTTGTGGCAATATGTTCGTGTCCAAAATTCTGACTGATTGCTTTGATCTCTTCTCCGGTTCGGCAATGTTTCAGTGCCAGGTCAACTGCAAGATGCCTGAAAGTATGCGGAGGAAAATAAGGCAATCTTGCTTCATCTGATCGCTTCTTGAATATCTCTCGAATTCTGCCGGTTCCTTGCCAGAATATTGGCTCGATTTCAGTTGCGCTCTCAAAGCTAAGATTTTCTTTGCCCTGGTTGGTTTTGGAACGCGGGAATAAAGGATCGGCAGAACCGAATCCCTTTTTCTTAAGATATTTAGCCCACTCGACAGCATATTCCACTAATTGTTCATCAAACCTGAAAAGAGTAGTGAAAATATACTTGGAAAACTTGGTCCGGACACCCGCTCTTGGATTTTGATTTATTGTTAAATTATTTTCATCGAAACAATCCAATGGAAGAGTAACAATGGCTTCATCGCGCATACCGCTCAAGAGTGTAAATGAGATAAGCGCGCGATCTCGCTGATCTACTTCCGAATTTATAGTAATCGAATTAGCCATTTTAATAGCATATTCCAGAGACGGGTAATTTCTGGGTGTTGTCTGGGTAGCCATTCTCTCCTCCTTTTCCTTAATCTTCAAATAGTCAATCGAATCATGGGCAATTTTGCTTTTATATCCCGGTTGCCAGGCCAACCATGCAAAAAATTTCCGGAGGTGTCTCAAATAGGTGTGATAAGTAACTATTGAAATTGGCCTACCACGAAATTCCCGATTTCTAAGATGCTTCTTGAATTCAATCGCCTTATCAGGTGAATACGAGCCAAAATCCGCAGTTTTGGTGAATTCTTCATATATCAGGACTGCCTTTTCAATGTTGTCGATAGTGGCTTCACAACAGCCGTCAGCTTCTCTCAGCCATTGGATGAACTTCCTTTTCACTCGCTCGTTTTTGATGTTATGTTTCTTCATCTAATCCTCCGTCTATGTCAGTGTTAAAGCAATGCCCCTCAGTACCAATTAATTGTATTTTACATTCCGTTAATTTCGTGATGATTTTTGACAGCTTCAGCCATTTTCTATCTGAGGAAAAAACAGTTAGATTCCGGCCGCAGACACTACAAACCCCCTTTATAATAACCTGCTTATAACATGAACCCAGTTTCCTGCCAGTTGAAATAATTCTGACATTTTGTGGCAATGACCTTCTTGGGCTCCTGCAACTCACACAGAAAAACTCCCCCGGTTGGAGCTCTTGTTTTCTTTTTGAGTATTTGACCCTTAAAAAATCCCTGACATCTTCCCCTGAAACCAGATAGGGTTTTGATGTCTCATCTATAATTTTCAATCCATGCTTACGCCAGATCTGAACGGTCCGAACATGAACACCGAAGACTTGGGCTATTTCGGCAAAGGTATATGAGCGGCGCCCTTTAATTAAATTTGGATTATGCTTTCTCTTTTTCCTTGCCATATTTCCTGTCCAATTCTTCAAGCAGGTTGAAAAGACCGGTCATATTGTCAGCAATCTCCCTGGCATCTTCGCGGGTAAGAGGGCGGGCATAATATTGCTGCCAAGTTTCAATTGTCCGATCCAGAAATTCTTTACTATATCCCGTCATAAATAAAAAACCCGCATACGGATAGTTCACCATCCGCAAGCGGGCTCCTCTTGATACAACTAAGCTCTTCAGATACCTGCTGTCAGCTTATTTTGGTTTTCTCTATTTCTTCTTTTTCGATATCCTGTATTGATCCATCCTGGATCGATACACTGAATCGGGCCATTCCATAGAATCCTTTCTTCAGGACCCTCTTGAATGTCTGTTCAATCAATTGAGTCAGACTGGCCATCTTGTTTTTGTTATTCTCTGTCAACCATTTACCCGTTTAACTAAATTCAGTTAACTTACAGCATAAAAAAATTATGCTACTGTCTTAAAAGGACCTTTTTGAGGTCTCATGAAGCTCATGTCATATTTCTCCATGGTGCAATTAGCTATTAATCCAAGTTTATGTAATTTTAGCCCCAAGCTTTCCTTTGAAATATTTGAAAAACGCATGACCAAATCTCCTGCCAAAATTCTGCAAAGATCAGTATAGGAGTATATCTTGATTTTCCTATCAATACCATATGCATAAATAAAATATTCTCCGGGCCCGGTATATCTGAATGGTCTTCCTGTCTGGTAACACAAATAATACTTCTGATAAACAAGTCTATCCGGCATGATCAGATTCTCGGCGAAAAGATTCGCCTGAATCTCCATGGTTTTTTCTTTGTTGCTCGAAAATATCTCCCTGGAACTACATCTAAATAACCTATTTCCCCCGGGATGCAAAGCCGCATGGCCGAATTCATGGCCAAGTGTAAAAGTAAATCTCGCATCCCTTGCGGGCGGCGAGATTGATTTATCGACCAATACGACCCTGTCCTTGCCTATAAATTTACCAAGAATCTTCCTATCTTCAAATTCGCCAAGATTAATATCTGTTATTAGCTGACATTCAAATCTGGGGTAAATAACGGTCTCATAGACTTCCCGAAGATCGATAATGACTTCTTCGAGTTTTGTCCAGCCCATTTCCCGGATATACTCCTGAATGATATCCAAGGTAAGGGCTTTAATCGAATCCTTATAAAATCCCCTCAAATTCATAAGGGTTTACCCCAAATTTGTTACTTTTTTTCTACCTTTCCCTGTCGGAATAATCCGGCTGCTTTTTGGTACTTTTCTTCCAACGTTTTGTTAAATTTAACAAGTTTTTCTTGTCTGGCGCAACTCAAAAGTTTGTTCAAATCATAACCAAAGATGTCTGCTATCGCACAAATAAATTCAGGGCTGGGAATTTCACCATACTGCTCGACTCGTGTTATATAGGCTGGCGATATCTTAATATCCCACCTTGATTTTAATTTCCCTATGAACTCTTTCACAGTCCATCCTTTTTCTTGCCTTAGGGCTTGGATCAATTCCCCAAAGCGCTTACTGCCCTTCTCCAACGGGTTCATCTCATCCTCCTCTCGCACTTTAAGTGAATTTAGTATATTTAGTTAATTATGTCAACAAAAAAGTAAAAAATATATACCCTTATTAAGACATTATAGTTCAATGTCTTAACTTTTGCTGATAAATATTTTTGATTTTTTATTTTATAAAATTGAATCCAAGATGGCTTCTACATCCCTCGGATTATAAGAAACTGCCCACTTCCAGGTGCCAAATCCGCCATGGGCATTTACAGCCCGGATCCATTCATCTAGAAAAGCGCGCTTTGTCTTGTTCTGCTGGCTGTCAACCCCTTTGACTTCCAGAACCAAATGGGCGCCGTTTCTTAACCTTATAATAAAATCCGGGCGGTATTTTCGGACCATCCCATCGAATAAATATAGTATCTCAAATCCCAAATGGTCATTCTTTACCCAGGCGTCCACATGTTTGTTCCTGTCCAATTCATAAGCTTCTGAAGCTTCCCATGTGCTATCGTAAACACAGTGATTTATATGTGATCTTTTGGCATATTCGCATGGTTTGCCGGTGAACCAGGTTGGCATATCGCCGGTTGATTTAATTGGCTTTTCATTATCAAAAACCACAGTCAAGGATTCGGTATTGTTGAAAATAATATTTTCCCAAATGTGCTGGACAATCTTGTTCATATTCAAGGTCAGCAAGATCCGCTTCTTATCTTCATGTTGCCAGAAAATTGGCGGAAATATCTTAACCTTTTCCGATCTTATAAACTGTTCAACAATTCCAATCACCTGTGCAAGTAGATATTCTTTATTGCCTCTCCATTTATCGGGCTTCATCTGTTCATAAACATCTCTGGCAGTTTCAAAAATAATCTTTTGCATTCGATAACGCTTGGCCAAGTCAGCCAGATCGATTTCAGCAATCCTGGTTACATCGGGTTTGCCTTCGACCACTGGAGCCAGATCAGCCAGAGTCCTGGTCTCATAAGCATTGAGCCCCAGGGAATTTACTGCCGATATATCCAATGAAAGAGTTGGTCTAAAAACATGGTCAATTCGAATAATATTTGGCCAGCTAATCTCAAATGCCTGCTTTTCTATCACAGCCTCAATCCTTGTCTTAGGCGGTGATGGCGGCGGCGGCGGGCCGTCTTTTGATTCATGGGGCAGGAATGTAAATGGAACACCGAATATATTAACGTATTCGGCCTCGAACAGACCTGTTTCTTTATTAATATCATAGCTGGTTCTTCTTAATCCTCGTCCCACGACCTGTTCACATAATAACTGGCTTGAGAATGCCCGCAGGCCCATAATATGTGTGACAGTTTTGGCATCCCAACCCTCGGACAACATGCCGACAGAAATAACCTTCTGGACATGTTCACCCGGTTTACCAATCTTACCGACCGTATCAACTGTCTGCCTCAGTAATTCGGCCAGTTCTTTCTTGGTCAATTTCCTTTCAGGCTGGTCTTCTTCTCCTGATTCGATATCATCATTATTCAATACAGGCAGTTCTTCTTGCGATTCGGCTTCATCCAAGACTTTCGAATCAATATGCAAAATCTTGGTGGGATCGCAAAGTTCATCGATTCGAATTCGTTTATGATCGAAAGCATACTTTACACGCGCGGCGGTCTCAGTTCTATTGGCCACCGTTATCATGACCGGTGGGATTTTGTGTCCCGCCTTCTGCCAGTTCTTCAAAGTCTCCAGCCAGTCCTTTGCAAGCAAATAATATGCATTTGTCACCAGGTCCGGCAACGGTTCATGCTCTTCAGCCTTCCTGTTAAGATCATCTTTTACATGCACATAAATATGATATAGCTTTGATTTGTAGGATTTGACATCCATTTCGCCATCATCTCTGATAACAACTCGTGGTGTCTTCACCAGGCCTGATTCAATCGCATCATTCAGGCCAAAGTCACTTACTATCCAAGTAAATAAAGCCTCCTCCGAGCTTTTCTTCCCGGATGGCGCAAAAGGAGTGGCGGAGAAATCATAACAATTTAATATTTGCCGTGCGGCATTAATACGGTCCAGACCGCTTATCCAGACCGTAGCCGCTTCGATATCCTCTTTCTTGACTCCCTTAATTTTTGATTCCGCCGGGACCCGCCAGGCATGGTGCGCTTCATCATTTATCACGATAATATTTCGCGCATTGGCCATATCTCCCAGAACATCCCGGACATACGCCTCATCACTTTTTGCCCCACGTTTATCGACAGTCTTCTTTTTGGCAAGCCTCTCTTCGGTATCCCAGCTTAAGGCATGCCAGTTTCGTATGAGAATTTTACCCTGTCTAAGTTTATCCATTAGTCCGGGTGGGATAATATTAAATTCATCGTAATAATTACCCGGAGACGAAGGAATCAATACCTGCAGCCTCTTCTTAACGGTCAGTCCGGGAGCCACAACAAAGAAATTCTTGGAAAATCCTGCATTCTGGGGATAAGTTACTTTATTCAACACCTGCCAGGCGATTAGCATCGCCATAACAATTGTCTTACCGGAACCGGTCGCCATCTTTGAACATAATCTGGTAAACTCACCACCGTTGGTGCTTATTTCCAGTCCGACGGTTTGCGATTTTGGCGCTTCAGCCAGCCAGATCAATGTTTCGATAGCTTCAAGCTGGCAAAAGAAAAACCGCCTGTGGTCTCTTGCCTCGGGATCATACCAATGCTCCAGCAGTTTTCTTGTGATTCCAGTCACTCCGACGTAGCCGGATTCCCGCCATGCTTTTATCCGAGGTCTGATTTGATTGACCGCGGCAATTTCTATAAATTGGCCCGGATCGTCAAAGGCCTTTGAGCCTTCGGTGGCCACCACATACCCAGCCGGTCTGCGGCCCGGTTCTTTTGAAAAAAGCCGGGTCTCCCGATCATATTTCCAATGATGTTCGGGCTCTTCGTATGGAGAATTTATTATAAGTTTATCGATTTTCGACTGAGGCATATCAAAGGTCCTCAATTACCAGGCTTTCGATTCCGCGATCATCTACGATCTTGACAGCAATCCGCCGGTAATCTCCGGGTTCAAATGGCAATGATGTCGTCCCGCGATATTGCTCTATTAATTCTTCATCTATTTCTGCCTGAAGGTTTCTGGCCAGTCTGGCCCAGCCGTCCTTTGGCCCGGACATGGGGAAAAATA
It includes:
- a CDS encoding transcriptional regulator is translated as MDLIKRLEIYRLENKISQEKLAEMLGVAFSTVNRWLNGHTEPNKIQKYHIEKLLKGKK
- a CDS encoding type III restriction endonuclease subunit R, giving the protein MPQSKIDKLIINSPYEEPEHHWKYDRETRLFSKEPGRRPAGYVVATEGSKAFDDPGQFIEIAAVNQIRPRIKAWRESGYVGVTGITRKLLEHWYDPEARDHRRFFFCQLEAIETLIWLAEAPKSQTVGLEISTNGGEFTRLCSKMATGSGKTIVMAMLIAWQVLNKVTYPQNAGFSKNFFVVAPGLTVKKRLQVLIPSSPGNYYDEFNIIPPGLMDKLRQGKILIRNWHALSWDTEERLAKKKTVDKRGAKSDEAYVRDVLGDMANARNIIVINDEAHHAWRVPAESKIKGVKKEDIEAATVWISGLDRINAARQILNCYDFSATPFAPSGKKSSEEALFTWIVSDFGLNDAIESGLVKTPRVVIRDDGEMDVKSYKSKLYHIYVHVKDDLNRKAEEHEPLPDLVTNAYYLLAKDWLETLKNWQKAGHKIPPVMITVANRTETAARVKYAFDHKRIRIDELCDPTKILHIDSKVLDEAESQEELPVLNNDDIESGEEDQPERKLTKKELAELLRQTVDTVGKIGKPGEHVQKVISVGMLSEGWDAKTVTHIMGLRAFSSQLLCEQVVGRGLRRTSYDINKETGLFEAEYVNIFGVPFTFLPHESKDGPPPPPSPPKTRIEAVIEKQAFEISWPNIIRIDHVFRPTLSLDISAVNSLGLNAYETRTLADLAPVVEGKPDVTRIAEIDLADLAKRYRMQKIIFETARDVYEQMKPDKWRGNKEYLLAQVIGIVEQFIRSEKVKIFPPIFWQHEDKKRILLTLNMNKIVQHIWENIIFNNTESLTVVFDNEKPIKSTGDMPTWFTGKPCEYAKRSHINHCVYDSTWEASEAYELDRNKHVDAWVKNDHLGFEILYLFDGMVRKYRPDFIIRLRNGAHLVLEVKGVDSQQNKTKRAFLDEWIRAVNAHGGFGTWKWAVSYNPRDVEAILDSIL